The DNA region GCATCGTGCCGCTTGCCAAGGCGCTGGAGCTCGCGCAGGAGTACGACCTCGACCTGGTCGAGGTCGCGGCGACCGCCCGGCCGCCGGTGTGCAAGCTCATGGACTACGGCAAGTTCAAGTACGAGTCGGCCATGAAGGCCCGTGAGGCGCGCAAGAACCAGGCGCACACGGTCATCAAGGAGATGAAGCTCCGGCCGAAGATCGACCCGCACGACTACGACACCAAGAAGGGTCACGTCGTCCGGTTCCTCAAGCAGGGTGACAAGGTCAAGATCACGATCATGTTCCGTGGTCGTGAGCAGTCCCGCCCCGAGCTGGGCTTCCGTCTGCTGCAGCGGCTCGCCGACGACGTCCAGGAGCTGGGCTTCGTCGAGTCCTCGCCGAAGCAGGACGGCCGGAACATGATCATGGTTCTTGGCCCGCACAAGAAGAAGACCGAGGCGATGGCCGAGGCCCGCGCCCTCGCGGACGCCCGCAAGGCCGAGCGGCTGGGCCGGACCACCGGTTCCGACGCCGCCGCCGCGGACGACGACGCGGCGGCCGAGGACCTGGCGGCCGAGGGCGCCGAGACCGAGGCGCAGGACGCCCCGGTCGAGGAGCAGGACGCCCCGGTCGAGCAGCCGGCCGCTCCCCAGGGCGCCTGAGCCGCGAGGCTCACGGCGGTCCGGGGTCGGCCCCCAGGGTGACGGGGCGTCCCGCCCGGTCACCACAGATCCATCCAGTTCACGCCCGCGCGGCGCAGGTCGCGCGGGCGCGGACGGGACTGACGAGGAGAAACGGCGAAATGCCGAAGCAGAAGACGCACAGTGGCGCCAGCAAGCGCTTCAAGATCACTGGCTCCGGCAAGGTGGTGCGCGAGCGCGCCGGCCGCCGCCACCTCCTGGAGCACAAGCCCTCGACGCTGACCCGCAAGCTGGCCGGGACGGTCGAGATGGCCCCCGCTGACGCCAAGAAGATCAAGAAGCTTCTCGGCAAGTGATCGCCCTCCCGCCCGGCGCGAGCCGCGTGCGGGGCAGCTGATCCTTCCCGACCCATTCGAATGACGGACCACGTGAAGCAGTCCGTGGTCCAACCCAAGGAGTAATCAAGTGGCACGCGTCAAGCGGGCAGTCAACGCCCACAAGAAGCGCCGGGTCATCCTGGAGCGCGCCAGCGGCTACCGTGGCCAGCGTTCGCGCCTGTACCGCAAGGCCAAGGAGCAGGTCACCCACTCGCTGGTCTACAACTTCAACGACCGCAAGAAGCGCAAGGGCGACTTCCGTCAGCTGTGGATCCAGCGCATCAACGCTGCGGCCCGTGCCAACGGCATCACCTACAACCGCTTCGTGCAGGGCCTGAAGGCCGCCAGCGTCGAGATCGACCGCAAGATGCTGGCCGACCTGGCCGTCAACGACCCGGGTGCGTTCGCCTCCCTGGTCGAGGTCGCCCAGAAGGCGCTGCCGGCCGACGTGAACGCCCCGAAGGCTGCCGCCGACGCCGCCTGATCTTCCGAGATCGGTTGAGCTCTGACCGGACCCGCAGGCTCTCCTGCGGGTCCGGTTCTGCGTTCCACCCCCTCAGCACCTCCAGAAGTCAGCGCCTCCAGAGAACGAGACCATGCCGAGCACCGAGACCCCCCTGCTCACCTCCCTGCGCTCGCCGCGCGTCGTCGCCGCCCGCCGGCTCGCCAAGCGGAACCAGCGCACCAAGGAGCGCCGCTTCCTGGCCGAGGGCCCGCAGGCCGTCCGGGAGGCCGTCGCCTTCGGCAAGCTGCCGGGGACGGCCGAGCACGCCGTGGTCGAGGTGTACGTGGGCCTGGAGGCCGCCGAGCGGCACGCGGACATCGTCGAGGCCGCGCTGGCCGAGGGGCTGCCGGTGCTGACCGCCACCGACGAGGTGATCGCCGACATCTGCGACACGGTGACCCCCCAGGGCATCGTGGCGCTCTGCCGCTTCATCGACACCCCGTTCGCCGAGGTGCTCGCGGCCCGGCCGAAGTTGGTGGCGATCCTCGCCCACGTGCGCGACCCCGGCAACGCCGGCACCGTGCTGCGCACCGCCGACGCGGCCGGCGCGGACGCCGTGGTGCTCACCGACGCCTCGGTGGACCTGTACAACCCCAAGGCCGTCCGGGCCTCCGTCGGCAGCCTGTTCCACCTGCCGGTCGCGGTCGGGGTGCCGGTCGAGGAGGCGGTCGGGCAGCTGCGCGCGGCCGGTGTCCGGGTGCTGGCCGCGGACGGCGCGGGGGAGCGCGACCTGGACCAGGAACTGGACGAGGGCACCCTGGGCGCGCCAGGCGCGTGGGTGTTCGGCAACGAGGCGTGGGGGCTTCCGGAGGAGACCCGCGCGCTCACCGACGAGGTCGTGCGCGTCCCGATCCACGGGCACGCGGAGAGCCTCAACCTGGCCACCGCGGCGGCGGTCTGCCTGTACGCCTCGGCCCGGGCGCAGCGTTCGCCCGGTGGCTGCCGCTCGAACGGCTGACACGTTCCGCCAGACGGCTGACACGCTGTGGGGGCGCGCCCGGCGTGCTCGGATCACCACGCTGCAAGCCCTACTGCCGGGGCCTGCGAGGCGCTAGGGTCTGCCTCGGTGGGGGGAACGGCACGGTGGGTAATCGGGGAGGCAACCCATGGTCGGCAGCGGACCCGAACTCGACCCGGACGACCTGCCGGACGGCCTGGTGGTCGCCGACGCGACGGGCCGGGTGGTCTGCTTCAACCGGGCCGCGGCCCGGCTCACCGGCGTGCTCCCGGAGGCCGCGCTGGGCAGCGACCTGGAGGACGCCCTGCCGCTGGAGGACCTGGACGGCCGCCGCTGGTGGCAGCTGACCAATCCGTACGGCGGCCTGGCGATCCGCACCCGCCAGCCCGAGCGCAACCTGTTGCTGCCCGGCGGCCGTGAGGTGCTGGTCTCCGCCCGGTACGTCCGGGCGGTGCCGCAGGGGCCGCTGGAGCGCCTGGTGATCGCGCTGCGCGGTACCGAGGCCCGGCGCCGCACCGAGCGCAGCCACGCGGAGCTGATCGCCACCGTCGCGCACGAGCTGCGCTCCCCGCTGACCAGCGTCAAGGGCTTCACGGCGACGCTGCTGGCCAAGTGGGAGCGGTTCACCGACGGGCAGAAGCGGCTGATGCTGGAGACGGTGGACGCCGACGCCGACCGGGTCACCCGGCTGATCGCCGAGCTGCTGGACATCTCCCGGATCGACGCCGGGCGGCTGGAGCTGCGCAAGCAGGTGGTCGACCTGGCGGCCGCGGTGCGCCGGCACGTCGAGCGCAAGGTCGCCACCGGCATCCCCGAGGAGCGCTTCGACATCCGGATCACCGAGCCGCTGACCGTGCTGTGGGCGGATCCGGACAAGGTCGACCAGGTGCTGGCCAACCTGCTGGAAAACGCGGTGCGGCACGGCGAGGGAACTGTCACCATCGAGGTGGCACCGGCCAAGGAGGTCGTCGAGGCGCCCGTCTGGGAGCGCTCCGGCACCCCGCCCCGCATCGTGGAAGGCACAGCGGTCACCGTGAGCGACGAAGGCAGCGGCATCCCCGAGGAATCGATGCCGCGCGTCTTCACCCGCTTCTGGCGGGGCTCCAAGCGCGGTGGCACCGGCCTCGGGCTCTACATCGTCAAGGGCATCGTGGAGGCCCACGGCGGCTCGATCCGAGTGGACCGCGCGCCCGGCGGTGGGGCCCGGTTCCGATTCGTCCTGCCCGCCGGAGTGCCCGACTTCATGCTCTGAAAGAGCATGAACGACCAGCAGAGCATGTTGTGGTCGGGGTCCGGACGGGCTTGACGGCAGCCGCGCTACGCGCTGCGACTACACTCGACCTTTGGCGTTGCGCAACGCCCTGCGCGGCTGTGCCGCGGACGCCCCTCCCCGTCAGTACGGAGACGGGCTGCCCGTGCCCCGGCCCCGCCGGGCGTGACGCGAAGGCGAGCCCACACACCTGAGCACGGACGAGCAGGAGCACGGGAAAGATAGAGATGTCGGCACCCAACAAGTCGTACGACCCGGTCGAGGTCGAGGCCCTCAAGCCCGAGGTGGTGGAGCAGGCGCGGGACGAAGCCGTCGCCGCCTTCGCCGCCGCCACCACGCTCGACGAGCTGAAGCAGGCCAAGGTCGCCCACACCGGCGACCGCTCCGCGCTCTCGCTCGCCAACCGCGAGATCGGCGCCCTCCCGCCGCACGCCAAGGCCGCCGCGGGCAAGCTGATCGGCCAGGCCCGCGGCGCCGTCAACCAGGCGCTCGCCAAGCGGCAGGGCGAGCTGGAGGCGGAGCGGGACGCCCGCGTGCTGGTCGAGGAGGCGGTGGACGTCACGCTGCCGTACGACCGCGCGCCGCGCGGCGCCCGGCACCCGCTGACCACGCTGGCCGAGCGCATCGAGGACACCTTCGTCGCGATGGGCTACCAGGTCGCCGAGGGCCCCGAGGTCGAGGCCGAGTGGCTGAACTTCGACGCCCTCAACCTGGGCCCGGACCACCCGGCCCGCTCGATGCAGGACACCTTCTTCGTCCAGGCCCCGGACGGCTCCGCCGACTCCGGCGTGGTGCTGCGCACCCAGACCTCCCCGGTCCAGGCCCGCACCATGCTCGACCGCGAGCCCCCCATCTACGTGGTCTGCCCGGGCCGGGTCTACCGGACCGACGAGCTGGACGCCACCCACACCCCGGTGTTCCGCCAGGTCGAGGGCCTCGCCGTCGACGAGGGCATCACCTTCGCCGACCTCAAGGGCACCATCGAGGTGCTGGTCGAGAAGCTGATCGGCGGCGGCCTGGAGCTGCGCTGGCGCCCCTCGTACTTCCCGTTCACCGAGCCGAGCGCCGAGATCGACCTGCAGTGCTTCGTGTGCCGCGGCGAGAGCGTCGGCAACCCGGACCGCCCGTGCCGCACCTGCTCCTCCGAGGGCTGGATCGAGCTCGGCGGCTGCGGCGTGGTCAACCCCCGGGTGCTGGTCGCCTGCGGCGTGGACCCGAACCGCTACAGCGGGTTCGCCTTCGGCCTGGGCCTGGAGCGGATCCTGATGAATCGTCACAACGTCGCCGACATGCGCGACATGGTCGAGGGTGACGTGCGTTTCACCCTCCCGTTCGGGATGGAGATCTGATGCGCGTCCCGCTTTCCTGGCTGCGCGAGTACGTCGATCTGCCGGCCGGCGAGACCGGCCGTGACGTGGCCGAGCGCCTGGTCCGGGCCGGCCTGGAGGTCGAGACCGTCGAGCAGCTCGGCGCCGACCTCAAGGGCCCGCTGGTGGTCGGCGAGGTGCTCTCCATCGAGGAGCTGTCCGGCTTCAAGAAGCCGATCCGGCACTGCTTCGTCAACGTCGGCGACGCCAACGGCACCGGCGCGCCGCAGGAGATCGTCTGCGGCGCGACCAACTTCGCCGTCGGCGACAAGGTCGTGGTCGTGCTCCCGGGCGCCGTCCTGCCCGGCCCGTTCCCGATCTCGGCCCGCCAGACCTACGGCCACACCTCGGCCGGCATGATCTGCTCCGCCCGCGAGCTGGGCATGGGCGACACTGTGTCCGATTCTTTCGGGGGCAACGGCATCATCGTGCTCCCGCCGGAGTACGAGCCCGGCACCGACGCCATCGAGCTGCTCCAGCTGGTCGACGAGGTGCTCGACATCGCCGTCACCCCGGACCGCGGCTACTGCCTGTCCATGCGCGGCGTGGCCCGTGAGGCCGCTGCCGCGTACGGGCTGCCGCTGGCCGACCCGGCGCTGCTCGACGTGCCGCCGGCCAACTCCTTCGGCTACCTGGTCAAGGTCGACGACCCGGCCGGCTGCGACCGCTTCGTGGCCCGCACGGTCGTCGGCGTCGACCCGAACGCCAAGTCCCCGATCTGGCTGCAGCGCCGGCTGCAGAAGGCGGGCATCCGCCCGATCTCGCTGACCGTCGACATCACCAACTACGTGATGCTCGAGGTCGGCCAGCCGCTGCACGCGTACGACAAGCAGCGGGTGGACGGCCCGATCACGGTTCGCCGGGCGGAGCCGGGCGAGACCCTCACCACCCTGGACGGCGTGCAGCGCAAGCTGTCCGTCGAGGACCTGCTGATCTGTGACAACAGCGGCCCGATCGGCCTGGCCGGCGTGATGGGCGGCGCCTCCACCGAGATCCTCGACCCGACCGCCGGTCCGGGCACCACCGAGGTGATCATCGAGGCGGCGCACTTCGCCCCGGTCGTCATCGCCCGTGCCGCCAAGCGGCACAAGCTGCCCTCCGAGGCGTCCAAGCGCTTCGAGCGCGGCGTCGACCCGGAGGCCGCCCGCGCCGCCGCGCAGCGCGCCGTCGACCTGCTGGTGCTGATCGCCGGCGGCACCGCCGAGGCCGGGGTCACCGACATCGCCGGCCCGCACCCGGTGCGCACCATCCTGATCCCCGCCGACCTGCCCGACCGGGTCGCCGGCACCGAGTACGGCCGCGAGACCGTCACCCGGCGCCTGCAGGAGATCGGCTGCTCGGTCGCGGGCGCCGACACCCTGGAGGTCACCCCCCCGACCTGGCGCCCCGACCTGACCGACCCGTACGACCTCGCCGAGGAGGTCATCCGGCTGGAGGGCTACGACAACGTCCCCGCCCGGATGCCCAACGTGCCGCCGGGCAAGGGCCTGACCGAGGCCCAGCGCATCCACCGCCGGATCGGCGTGGCGCTGGCCGGGGCCGGCTACGTCGAGGTCAACAACTACCCGTTCCTCGGTGAGGCCGCCTTCGAGGCGCTCGGCCTGGAGCCGGACGACCGCCGCCGCCGTACGGTCAAGCTGGTCAACCCGCTCAACGACGAGGAACCGTCGCTGCGCACCACGCTGCTGCCGGGCCTGCTCGGCGCGCTGCGCCGCAACATCGGCCGGGGCAACACCGACCTGGCGATCTACGAGACCGGCACCGTGTTCCTGCCCAAGGACGAGCTGACCGTGGCCCCGCGCCCGGCCGTCGACCACCGGCCGAGCGACGCGGAGCTGGCCGCGCTGGACGCCGCGCTGCCGGACCAGCCGCGCCGGGTCGCCGTCGCCCTCGCGGGCGAGCGGCTGCCCTCCGGCTGGTGGGGCAAGGGCGAGCAGGCCTCCTGGGCGGACGCCGTCGAGGCGGCCCGTACGGTGGCCCGGGCGGCCGGCGTCGAGCTGACCGTCCGCCAGGGCCAGCGGGCGCCCTGGCACCCGGGCCGCTGCGCCGAGCTGGTCGTGGCCGGCACCGACCGGGTGGTCGGCCACGCCGGTGAGCTGCACCCGCGCGTGGTCAAGGCGCTCGGGCTGCCGGCCCGTTCGGCCGCGATGGAGGTCGACATCGACCTGCTGACGGCGGACGGCCCGGAGAAGGTCAGCGGCCCGGCGGTCTCCGGCTTCCCGGTGGCCACCCAGGACGTCGCGCTGATCGTGGACACCGCCGTCCCGGCCGCCGAGGTCGAGGCCGCGCTGCGCTCGGGCGCGGGCGAACTGCTGGAGGCCATCCGGCTGTTCGACGTGTTCACCGGCGAGCAGGTCGGCGAGGGCAAGAAGTCGCTGGCCTACGCGCTGCGCTTCCGCGCGGCCGACCGCACCCTGACCGCCGACGAGGCCACCGCCGCCCGCGAGGCGGCCGTCGCTGAGGCGGTCAGCCGCACCGGCGCGGTGCTGCGCGGCGCCTGACCCTCAGCAGGGCCTTGTCGAGGGCCCCGCTCGGACCGTTTCCGCGGTCCGAGCGGGGCCTTTTGCGTTCCCTTGGCTTGACGGCGCGTCACCATACCCGCTTAACTCATTAACTATGGAACTAGATAAAGGCGCCGACCAGCCCTCCCCGATCGAGTTCCGCCTGGACCCGGCCTCCGGCGTCCCGACCTACCTGCAGCTCGTGCAGCAGGTCGAACAGGCGTTGCGGATGGGCTGGTTGGCCGAGGGGGACCGGTTGCCCCGGGTGCGCGAGGTGGTCGCCGGGCTGGCGATCAACCCCAACACCGTGCTCAAGGCCTACCGGGAACTGGAGCACCGCGGCCTGGCGGCCGGCCGGCGCGGCCAGGGCACCTTCGTGCGTGGGCTGCCCGCCGGAGTGGTGCCGCTGCGCGAACGGGCCGCGCTGCGGCGGGGCTTGCTGGACTGGATGCGCTCGGCGCGGGCCGCCGGGCTGGACGAAGGGGGGATGGTCGCGGTGTTCGAGGACGCGCTGCGCGACCTGCGTGAGGGACGCGACGGGGTGGTGGCATGATGGCGGCGACGGACACCGTGATCGACTGCGGCGGGATCGGCAAGCGCTACCGCCGCTCCTGGGCGCTGCGGGACTGCCACCTCGCCGTCCCGGCCGGGCACGTGGTGGCCCTGGTCGGCCCGAACGGCGCCGGCAAGACCACCCTGCTCAGCCTGGCCGCCGGCCTCACCCTGCCCAGCGAGGGCGCGATGACCGTGCTCGGCGACCAACTCCCCGGCTCGCCCAGGGCCTTGGACCGGATCGGCTTCGTCGCCCAGAACGCCGCGCTCTACCCCGCACTGCGCGTGCGCGACCTGCTCGCGATGGGCCGCCACCTCAACCGGCGCTGGGACGCCGCCCGGGCGCGCGACCACCTGGACGGCCTCGGCATCCCGCTGGAGCGCAAGTACGGCAGGCTCTCCGGCGGCCAGCAGGCCCAGGTCTCGCTCGCCCTGGCCCTCGCCAAGCGGCCCGAACTCCTGCTGCTGGACGAGCCCTTGGCCGCGCTCGACCCGCTCGCCCGGCACGACTTCATGTCCGTGCTGCTCACCGCGGTGGCCGAGGACGGCCTCTCGGTGGTGTTCTCCTCGCACGCCGTCAACGAGCTGGAGCAGAGCTGCGACTACCTGGTGGTGCTGGCCGGCGGCCGGGTCCAGGTCTCGGGGGAGGTGGACGACCTGCTGGGCGGCCACCGGATGCTCACCGGCCCGACCGCCGAAGCGGACGCGGTCGCCGAGCGCCTGCCGGTGGTCCGCGACCGCCGGGCCGGCACCCAGTCCCACCTGCTCGTCCGCACCGGCGGGGTGGACGCCCCGGTCTCCGACGGCTGGCGCCAACAGCGCATCGGCCTGGAGGAGTTGGTGCTCGCCTACCTGCGTGAGCCGACCGTTTCCGCCCTGCCCGGCCCGCGCGGGGCCGTCCGTCCGAACCAGAAGGTGCTGTCGTGAGCTCCACCACCCTCGCCCCGCCCCGCTCCGCCGTGCTGCGGGCCGCCGGGCTGCGCCACCGACCCGCGCTGCTGACCCTGCTCGCGGTGATGGGCGCGATCTCGCTCGCCCTGCTGCTGCACGGCTGGTACCTGCACAACGGCCTGGAGCGGACGGGCGCGGCCTCCTGCGATCCGGCCACCGAGGCCTGTCGGGTCAAGTTCAAGCAGTTCCTGCACCAGTACGCCGACAGCATGCCGATGCTCACCGCCGTGTCCTACGTGCTCGGCGGATCCTTCGGCGCCTTCCTCGGCGGCCCGTTGCTGGCACGGGAGTTCGAGCACGGCACGGTCCGCTTCGCCTGGACCCAGGGTGCCGGGCGAAGCCGCTGGACGGCGGGCGGCCTGGCCGTGGGCGGCGCGGTGCTGGCCGGCGTGTCGGTGCCGTTCGGGCTGCTGCTGCACTGGTGGATCGTGCCGTCCACGATGGCGAGCGGAAGCTTCACCCCGGAGAGCTTCGTTCAGATGCCGCCCGTGCTGGCCGGCCGGGTGCTGGTGGCCTTCGGGACGGCGGCGCTGGCCGGCGCGGTGCTGCGCCGCACGGTGATCGCGGTGGGGCTCGGCCTGGCGGTCTCGGTCGCGCTGCCGTTCCTCGCGTATGCCGTGCGCTCGGACTACATGGCTCCGGTGGAGGATTCGACGCACACCCTGGCGCCCCTGGCGCTGGACGACCGCTGGCTGCTGAGCGTCTGGTTCTCCGACCCGGCTGGTAACCGGATCTCCGAGGGTGACTTCTACAACCTCGGACGTGACAACGCAGACCTCCAGTCCCTGGTGCGCGACGGGGGGTACACCGTGCACGAGGTGTACCAACCGGCCGACCGGTTCTGGCCGTTCCAGTGGATCGAGTTCGGCTGGACGACCCTGCTCGCCGTGGCGCTGTGCGCGGCGGCGGTCTGGTGGGTGCGGCGCCGGGCGGCCTGACCTGGGTCGTTCACATCCGGTTTGAAGTGAATACGTCAAAACCCTTGCGGCGCCGGGACTGTAGGGCGTTTGCTTCTCGTTAGGAAGGTTTCCTAACCCACGAGGAACCGGAGCATCCATGCGTCCTCAGCCCCGCCGTGCCCTCCGCATGGCCCTCGCCGCCGCCCTGGTGGCCGCGCCGCTCACCGTCGCGGCCACCTCGGCCGCCCAGGCCGCGCCCGCCGCCGCAACCTCCGTGCAGCTCAGGGGAGTCGGCCTCGACGACCCGCACGAGAAGGACATCGCGATGCAGCTGGTGTCCAGCGCGGAGAACTCGTCGCTGGACTGGAAGGGCCAGTACAAGTACATCGAGGACATCGGCGACGGCCGCGGCTACACCGCCGGCATCATCGGTTTCTGTTCGGGCACCGGCGACATGCTGGAGCTGGTTCA from Kitasatospora cathayae includes:
- the infC gene encoding translation initiation factor IF-3, with protein sequence MSTEPRINDRIRVPEVRLVGPSGEQVGIVPLAKALELAQEYDLDLVEVAATARPPVCKLMDYGKFKYESAMKAREARKNQAHTVIKEMKLRPKIDPHDYDTKKGHVVRFLKQGDKVKITIMFRGREQSRPELGFRLLQRLADDVQELGFVESSPKQDGRNMIMVLGPHKKKTEAMAEARALADARKAERLGRTTGSDAAAADDDAAAEDLAAEGAETEAQDAPVEEQDAPVEQPAAPQGA
- the rpmI gene encoding 50S ribosomal protein L35, which codes for MPKQKTHSGASKRFKITGSGKVVRERAGRRHLLEHKPSTLTRKLAGTVEMAPADAKKIKKLLGK
- the rplT gene encoding 50S ribosomal protein L20; the protein is MARVKRAVNAHKKRRVILERASGYRGQRSRLYRKAKEQVTHSLVYNFNDRKKRKGDFRQLWIQRINAAARANGITYNRFVQGLKAASVEIDRKMLADLAVNDPGAFASLVEVAQKALPADVNAPKAAADAA
- a CDS encoding TrmH family RNA methyltransferase; the encoded protein is MPSTETPLLTSLRSPRVVAARRLAKRNQRTKERRFLAEGPQAVREAVAFGKLPGTAEHAVVEVYVGLEAAERHADIVEAALAEGLPVLTATDEVIADICDTVTPQGIVALCRFIDTPFAEVLAARPKLVAILAHVRDPGNAGTVLRTADAAGADAVVLTDASVDLYNPKAVRASVGSLFHLPVAVGVPVEEAVGQLRAAGVRVLAADGAGERDLDQELDEGTLGAPGAWVFGNEAWGLPEETRALTDEVVRVPIHGHAESLNLATAAAVCLYASARAQRSPGGCRSNG
- a CDS encoding sensor histidine kinase, producing the protein MVGSGPELDPDDLPDGLVVADATGRVVCFNRAAARLTGVLPEAALGSDLEDALPLEDLDGRRWWQLTNPYGGLAIRTRQPERNLLLPGGREVLVSARYVRAVPQGPLERLVIALRGTEARRRTERSHAELIATVAHELRSPLTSVKGFTATLLAKWERFTDGQKRLMLETVDADADRVTRLIAELLDISRIDAGRLELRKQVVDLAAAVRRHVERKVATGIPEERFDIRITEPLTVLWADPDKVDQVLANLLENAVRHGEGTVTIEVAPAKEVVEAPVWERSGTPPRIVEGTAVTVSDEGSGIPEESMPRVFTRFWRGSKRGGTGLGLYIVKGIVEAHGGSIRVDRAPGGGARFRFVLPAGVPDFML
- the pheS gene encoding phenylalanine--tRNA ligase subunit alpha, encoding MSAPNKSYDPVEVEALKPEVVEQARDEAVAAFAAATTLDELKQAKVAHTGDRSALSLANREIGALPPHAKAAAGKLIGQARGAVNQALAKRQGELEAERDARVLVEEAVDVTLPYDRAPRGARHPLTTLAERIEDTFVAMGYQVAEGPEVEAEWLNFDALNLGPDHPARSMQDTFFVQAPDGSADSGVVLRTQTSPVQARTMLDREPPIYVVCPGRVYRTDELDATHTPVFRQVEGLAVDEGITFADLKGTIEVLVEKLIGGGLELRWRPSYFPFTEPSAEIDLQCFVCRGESVGNPDRPCRTCSSEGWIELGGCGVVNPRVLVACGVDPNRYSGFAFGLGLERILMNRHNVADMRDMVEGDVRFTLPFGMEI
- the pheT gene encoding phenylalanine--tRNA ligase subunit beta; protein product: MRVPLSWLREYVDLPAGETGRDVAERLVRAGLEVETVEQLGADLKGPLVVGEVLSIEELSGFKKPIRHCFVNVGDANGTGAPQEIVCGATNFAVGDKVVVVLPGAVLPGPFPISARQTYGHTSAGMICSARELGMGDTVSDSFGGNGIIVLPPEYEPGTDAIELLQLVDEVLDIAVTPDRGYCLSMRGVAREAAAAYGLPLADPALLDVPPANSFGYLVKVDDPAGCDRFVARTVVGVDPNAKSPIWLQRRLQKAGIRPISLTVDITNYVMLEVGQPLHAYDKQRVDGPITVRRAEPGETLTTLDGVQRKLSVEDLLICDNSGPIGLAGVMGGASTEILDPTAGPGTTEVIIEAAHFAPVVIARAAKRHKLPSEASKRFERGVDPEAARAAAQRAVDLLVLIAGGTAEAGVTDIAGPHPVRTILIPADLPDRVAGTEYGRETVTRRLQEIGCSVAGADTLEVTPPTWRPDLTDPYDLAEEVIRLEGYDNVPARMPNVPPGKGLTEAQRIHRRIGVALAGAGYVEVNNYPFLGEAAFEALGLEPDDRRRRTVKLVNPLNDEEPSLRTTLLPGLLGALRRNIGRGNTDLAIYETGTVFLPKDELTVAPRPAVDHRPSDAELAALDAALPDQPRRVAVALAGERLPSGWWGKGEQASWADAVEAARTVARAAGVELTVRQGQRAPWHPGRCAELVVAGTDRVVGHAGELHPRVVKALGLPARSAAMEVDIDLLTADGPEKVSGPAVSGFPVATQDVALIVDTAVPAAEVEAALRSGAGELLEAIRLFDVFTGEQVGEGKKSLAYALRFRAADRTLTADEATAAREAAVAEAVSRTGAVLRGA
- a CDS encoding GntR family transcriptional regulator, translating into MELDKGADQPSPIEFRLDPASGVPTYLQLVQQVEQALRMGWLAEGDRLPRVREVVAGLAINPNTVLKAYRELEHRGLAAGRRGQGTFVRGLPAGVVPLRERAALRRGLLDWMRSARAAGLDEGGMVAVFEDALRDLREGRDGVVA
- a CDS encoding ATP-binding cassette domain-containing protein; translation: MMAATDTVIDCGGIGKRYRRSWALRDCHLAVPAGHVVALVGPNGAGKTTLLSLAAGLTLPSEGAMTVLGDQLPGSPRALDRIGFVAQNAALYPALRVRDLLAMGRHLNRRWDAARARDHLDGLGIPLERKYGRLSGGQQAQVSLALALAKRPELLLLDEPLAALDPLARHDFMSVLLTAVAEDGLSVVFSSHAVNELEQSCDYLVVLAGGRVQVSGEVDDLLGGHRMLTGPTAEADAVAERLPVVRDRRAGTQSHLLVRTGGVDAPVSDGWRQQRIGLEELVLAYLREPTVSALPGPRGAVRPNQKVLS